AGGTTACTTACCTTCGGTACCACCATCAATGAGAGGCTTCAGGCTCTCTGGGTTGTCCATGTCGACCATCCCCACTAGCGTCGAATTAATCCATCGCCTTGCTTCGATGCTATCGAGTCCACAGATAATAATCTTGAACTGCATGTAGTAGTCTTCATCCTTGTCCTGGATCTTGCCCACAAAAGGCGTGATCTTAACTCCGTTGACTCGTTTCTCAACAAATGAAGCGGCAACCTCTGCCTTTGGTTTGCCGATATCAGACTGGCGGAATAGAAACTGCCGGTTTAGGTTAGAAATATCAATGGTATCTGCCACTGTTAGCCGAAATTCCCTAACAACCGATCAGAAGTGAGCTTGCCCATGTCAATGACGTGGATATCCTTGAAGCCCGACAGGGCAAGATTCTTTAAGATCTCGCATCCCAGACCACCAGCTCCGCTGTAAGAGTTAGGGATTAATCATCACATATAAAATTCAAAAAAGCAGCAATCGCTCACATCACCCTGAAAACATGTTAGTATCAGTTCAAAGTAAACTCAGCACAGATACGTACAAGATTTTTGATTCttctaaagattttatagtCTCATCTCCAGGAACCCAGTCGGGGTCAGAAAATGGGCCAGGCTTCGATAGCGCCTTGTAGAGATATTTCCTAAAGAAGCGTGAGTATTACTGGGAAGGATGCCCAAGTGGGAGCCTCACCATTGATCACCCCCACTCATGGTCAAAAGAGAGCCAGTTACAGAGATGTCAAAAGGGTATCGGTACTATTTTCCCCCCTTATAGCCTAAAGAAAACGGCTGCAGTCACTGTATTCAAATAGGAGCAGAAGTATGTACGCGACGGCGAGAATGTTGAGCTCCGTTGATGTTGACTGATGGGCCACTTACAAAGCCACACTCCACGTGACCTCTACTCCGATCTTAGTGAACAGCAATAAATATGCACAGGACCAGTGAAGCTCTCAAAAAATGTCGGGCTTATCACCCCTTGGATGTTATGGACTTTGAGTAAAAGCAACTTAGCCAGACATTTGTCGTTTGAGGCTAACTTTGTAGAATAGTCTATGCCATGTGGAATAGTTAATGCCGACACTGCTGACTAATTATGCGTTACCGGTATTGCATACAGGCTCTTCAACCGCACCATTTACAACGGCTTTCCCTTTGCTAAATACCAATGATGATCGCCTCGAAAAATGGACAAGCTGATTACAGAGATAAAAACAATACGGCGTGATCAAGATCCCGTTCTGACGGCTCGAGAGCAGAAATTTAACGATGCCGGCTCAGAAACCAAAGAGCCTACGCCAATCGCGGAGTCGAGTCCAGACATCTCGTCACCAACACATATTTTGTCAACATTGAAGTCGAATCCCAGCCAAAATGAGCTCTCCCAAGTCATATTTGCTCTAGACCCATTTAGAAAGGGTGTTTCCGCAACTACTTTCGACATCAGAGTGCCAAGTCCAGTATCAGCCCAGCTCATCAATGCTCTCGTCGGCACCACAATTCCGGACCATTGGCAATCTATCGGTGCAAGATCAAAAGGTTCTTTTACCAATAATAACAAGCTCCAGGCTGCGCTTCTGAGGTGTCTCAGCAGTGTCCCAGGCATCAGTTGCTTGGTGACGCAGCTCCGTTCGCTCATTTCCCAGTCGCGGGCATCATCCCAACAAGCAGACGCATCAGGAAGCGGAATCCGGATTAGGAACATTCTAGAGGTTATTTCTGCCTTGCTGGAACCGACCGACTTGCTCTGGCGTCTCTACACCGACATCGGTGCGGCCTACAGCAATGGTACTCAAAGGCAAGTCTCTTGGAAAGAACTTACCTCCCAGATTGCGGGTGGTAGAGTTCTTTCGGTGGCAGCAGAAGCTATTCCACTTGCTGGAGGATCTGATGTTCCCGCGAAAACTTCTTGGATTGGGACCGGATCACAATATGCTTCGTGGTTGGGAACCAACATCTACCACATGGCCTCCAAGCTTAACATCGGCGATGAGGAACAGTGGAAAGCTCTCGCTTCTCTCACAGGAAGAGCATTGAGTCTCGGGTATCCTGGTACTTACATTTCACCTCTTTCAAGTTAACATGCTAAACAATCTACCAGATCATCTAGTGCGGGAAATTTACTTTAATCTCCTCATTAATCAACAGCTCGCAAAACAGTATTCTGCACTTTTTGATCATCTACGATGGACAGAACAGCTCAGTATGCTTGAAGCTATTTTTCGTGACATTGAAAAAAAGTACTTCCCAACTGAAAACTTCAGCGGAGACAAGATGGACCTAGACCAACCTATCGACGGCATCGCAGCTCTGTGTTCAGATCTGATATCAAAGCGGACTAATTTGGAAAGTCAATTGGTAGAATGGCTTTCCAAAGGCCATGGTGGTTCTATACAGACGGTCGCTCTGAAAAGGGCAGTAATTGTGAATTTAGCACACGATAAGGGTAGCGTATAACGAATCGAGGCGGGTGCTAAGTAGTATCACTAATTCTCGCGGTAACAGGTACTATTGCAACGTTGCTCAACAAAAGTCTCGAGCAGTCCGCAGACAAGATATACATACAATATGCCCCAATGAGGAGTCAAGAAGGTATGTGTTTTCGGTTCTCATCAAGCCTTATCTGGCCGCTAACATCGCAAAGCGAACACTCAGGCCATTCTTCTTGCTGCCGGCTATCTCCAGCGCCTTGATTCAGCTGAAATGAAGAGCATTGGGCGTACCAGCGTCTTTCTAAACGCTGTTTCGAATCGTCTAGCAGCCGCTTCCACGCGAGCCCGTTTCCTAGGAATGATTGTCGGCACCGCCGTCTCACAGCTCATTGAGCAGCCTGGGAAAGCAATGAAATTCGATCTCGACGAGATGGAAAGCAGCGAAGCTACATGGTATTTGAGTCTTATACAAACAGAAGATAATGTAGGGTCCATACATTCCATTAAAGCACGGAAGGATACCGCGAATGAGTCCCGACAAGGGCCACCTAAGGGCTCTGCTTCGGCCATCTCCTCTCATCCTCGAGTCAAACCTAATAAGGGTGCAACGAGAATTATGGCGATTGAGGAGATAGATGATTcaaatgaagaagatgaagacgaggaggaggatttgaTCCCTTATGAAAAACCCGATGAAGATCCcattgacgaggacgaagatccGACACTGGTACAACGGAACAAACCATCTGCCCCAGTGTAAGTGAAACCCCACTCATTCAATACAGCACTAATGATGAGCAGGTACATCCTGGATCTGATAAACTATCTCAGAGACACAGAAAACCTAGAACGCCATGAGCTAGCAATCACAACAGCTCCGGCGTTAATCAGGCGCAAGACTGGTTTTGGCACAGAGCTTGCTGAGCATATCGAGGAGCTCGCACTCGTCCTTGTTGGACTTCAAGAGCAAAGCAAGTTTCCGAAATTCCATGAGCTCCGTCTACAAAGCATTATCGCACTGATAGTATCCCAACCCATGAAGATGGGCCGGTGGTTTGCCGCTGTATTCTTTGACGGTGACCTTTCTCAGACCCAGCGATCCACCGTTCTCACTGCCTTAGGCCTCAGTGCTCGAGAGGTAGCTGGTCTTGGGGCGGATGACGCAAAAAATATGGGTCTCCCAGAAATACCGGACTCCTCGTTTCCTTCCAAAAGGCTTCCTGCTAGCCTTGAAGCCGTCTATCGTGGCGATGAGTCCCCCATTGCTAGCATTACAAAGGGGATCGCCCAGGCCTCACTTCAACCACTCGCGGCAGATGCTGCAGATTCAATATCTGGCCCAAATGCGCTCAAGGTGCGCACTTTCTCTTCCCGCATGGAAGTCGAGAAAAGACGTCAGCAACGCGAGGCGCACCGACAAAAGTCCACCGTGAAAGACCTATACAAAGTACTCTCAGAAGGCTTCTTCTATCCATTGTCCGGCCGTTTCGAAATCATGATAATGCAATTAACATCGTGAGCTTTACCTCGACGCAAAATAATTCAGACAGAATCACAActaaccaaccaaccagctCTACCGCCCCCTCCCACAACCCATTCTTCGTCCCCCacctcctctgcctcttcatCCAAACACTCACACTCGTCCTCTCAACGATGGGGCCGCACACCCCCTTCCTCCCGGCTCTAACCCAGCAAACGCTAACATTCCTGCTTTCGCTTCACGCCCGCCCCGCCTCCGAGGAGCCGACCATTCTATCTTCACTCCTCTCGCTTTTCCTTGCGGCGATTGACCTAAACGTTGAATCTGGTACGTCTGGAGAAGAGCGGCTCGTCACCGAATTTGCGCCGCAAGTTATGGAGTTTAGGGAATGGGTTGGGGAAATATTTGACCGTACGCCTGCAATTCAGGACTCCAGTGATCCTCGCGAGCAGGTAAGGACGCTATCGGCGGGGGTTATGGTGAAGTTGGGTGAGGTGATTGAACGGTATCAGGGGAGGCTTATGGGTGTTAATTCGGGGTTTAAATATTAATGTTATTATCTAGGGTATGACCGGCACTTCATTATTCATATAATTCAACGTCCGGTCCGATATAGACTTTAGTTACTATTGTACGAAATATCATTGTGCCATTATGATATGCTTATAACAAGTCCGGGGTGTGTTCGTTATGAATAGGGAGTAGTAAGGTCGTCATTCATCACATCAGCCGCGCAACTGGCAAGATCAAGCCTCAGCCAAAGCAAAATCTCCTTTCTCGATCGCGGCGTCCATCATGTGATCACCACTAATTACGCCCGTCGTACAGATCACAATCTTCCGCTGAGGGGCCTCTTGGGCCGCAATAAACCGTAGTGCTGCAATCTCAGTAAATGTGATCCCTCCCAGGAAGAATACAAGGACGGTTTTGGTTGCGTTGTTACCACTCAGCGTCTGTCGCGCACGAACTGCTTTATCATCGCCTTTCTGCACAACACTGAAAGTCGAACCACGCGCACTCTTAACCACGTCCTCGAAGCCAAGCCAACCGGGAGATGCAGTGTTTGCATGTGTGGTTGGGCCTCCCTTTATGAGAGACATGAGGTATGATTTTTGCAAGATGCATTGGACGAGGCGGACGCTGAGTGGGGCAAAGCCGCTGTAGACGTAGGCGACATCTTCCGGATCCTTTTCACtgacttcttcaacaaccaaaCGGAGGTTCTTCCGTAGATAGGAATAGTTTGTCTTAGAGCCCGTTTGAGCTCCGGTGCCAGGTATCAGtactgcggcggcggatgaACGAGGCTGTAAAAGCTCCATTTTCTCCAGAGCACTGAATGTTaggaggtgttggtgtccGTATGCTTGCACGACTTGTCGCTTGAAGTTTTCGAGGTCCTTAGGTCGCAAGCCACCCGACATGCAAGATTCGAGACAGAGTAAACGAAGCACTATCTTCAGTGGAACATCCCGCGCAATAAGTTCCTCAATTATAGAGTGTTGATAAGTTGGGTCGGCGCCCGCGGCATCGTTCTGCTGAACTTCCAGGATCTTACGGAAAGTGTCTGAGCGGGTATTCCTCATAATTTCTTCGGCGAGATTGGTGTGGACTCTGAGACTCTGATGCTCGAGCTGATATGTCGGTAATTTATTCACAAACTCACGGAGCTCGGTTGTCGTCTTCGCTGTATGACGGGTCTCATAGTCCGTTTCCAGCCGACGAGCGACCTTATTCAGAATGTCACCAACTATGGCGAAATTCGCGTCGCGCAGTTGATTGAACAGTTGGTCAGAAGCATCCAACTGGATTTTCCGTTTTTGGCCCTGTTTGGACTGCTGCGAGGCCTTAGAAGATTCTTGGGCCTGCGGAGTTGAGTTGCCCCCCGTGACTGACGTATCAACATCCGCCTGGTTATGTTTGATCCCCACCAGCTCATCGATTAACCCTTCATACGTTAGCTGGGTGAGAAGAGGGGTCGCGAAGTCCACCTCTCGGTCAATGACGACCAAGCTCTCGATTTCTGCACTTGGCAGGAGGCCTCGCGGAGAGATTCCTATTAAACCAGAACTCTCTTCTGCATCAAGCTCTTTTCTCATCCGCAGCAAAAGATCGGCAAGTCGTCGAGCATGGTCCCCCTTTCCTACTATCCGAGGGAAATAACCATGTCTCTGTTGAATATCCATGAGAGCCTTCGCCGAATGAAAAACACACCCAGGATCCTTGTGCTGTGCAGAACGCGTTAGCAACGCCCTACTGCCCGAAAAAAAAGATGTTCTCACCAAGTATAAGTCAGAGAAAGAGTCCTCCAATTCCAGGGAAAGCACATCCTGCTCCAGGGTGAAAAAGTAGAGAGGCAGCTCGGCAATGTTCACATCCCCGATAATTCCTGCACTTTCGAGGATGTTATTGCTTACAAGGGTCCGTCTTGGAACCCAAAATATGGAGAATTCATGGTCTATACTGCTGTCGCGTTGCAGCCGCTGGATCTGCTCTATAGGGATGTCAGCTCATTCTGATGGCATTCAATCGAGGGCTATGCAAAGATAGAAAGCCTTAGAGATGAGCCTCTAGACGTAGTCTCCGTGTAGGGAACTCGACTGATTACGGAGAGTAGGGTAGCAGTCTGCGTAATTTGCTGTCTATCCCAGCAGTCGACTCGAAAGCAAGGCAGCACAATTTACAGCAGGCTCAGGAAACAATGAATCGAGAATTGAATGAACATTTGACATACCTGCCACAGCCCGCACCTGGCGGATCTTTTCGGCATAAGCTAGAAATATGACATTGCGCTGGGATGAGTCGACATTTCCATTTTCAAGCAGGAACACGCGATCTACGCCATACTCCTGAAGCTGCGAAAACTTGACAAAGAGGccaacaggcccagcaaGCCCCTGGCTAATCACCAAGTTCTTCTTTCCGCGGACCTATAGCGACGGTAATGTTTCAGCCTAGGAGCAGTGAAAACAGTGGTGAGCAGGAGCCTTACTCACGCCTTCGAGGAGATTCAGCAGGTCCCTGCGGGCCTTGTCCTTAAAATAGTCGGCATCAGACCCAGGAAACGGCGCCATGACTACCGTGAAGGCTTATCAGAAGCATTGAACGTGGAAGTGTTGACGTTTGCAGAGGCGGCGTTGAGGCTTGGAAGGGTCCAGCCACTGCCGCTAGCCTAACCTGGTTAGTGGGTCGATAAAACTCCAGCCCCGTTCGTATTGATACGGTCATTACCAGCTGCTTCCCGAGAATAGCACCAGAACATTTTGTATCGCTATTACACGGCTGCCTTTCAATGTCTCAGGAGATTTGCCGCTCCCCTGACACTTTACACTCGACGGTCCAtccatctttcttcctcttctctttccctcaATATCTGATCCTCTCTCGCTCCACGGTCCTTGggcttattttataagactTTCGCTATTACTGTCTACCTTTCAGAACCAAATTTCCAGCCAAAAGTCGCCTCTAGTACCACACCATGAAGCGTTTCGGCCTCAAGAAATCGTctaacgacgacgacgatgattcCAACCGCCGCGCTCTCTTTGggtcgaagtcgaagagcAAGAGTCCTGCGCCGAATCCCTACGCAAAACCTATTCCTGCGGACCCTTACACGAGAGCGAAAGCCAACCTCGGTGTAGCACCCCCACCTCCCGGCGTGGATCTCAAGCCGGGATCCAGTAATCCAGCAAGCAGTGGAATTCCCGGCGATAACAAGGCTCAAATTCCAGCCGATAACAAATATCAAGGCTACGCACCCAACTCGTATGGCGGTCAGGGTGGATACGGAGCGAATCGCTATGGTGGCGGCGCGGGCGCTGCTCCAACGTCACGATACGGACCAGGTGGTTACGGCGGATTAGGCAGCTCTGACCCCAATGATCCATCCGGTGGTGATGACAACAGAGCTGCTCTCTTCGGCGGAGCCAGTGAGAGAGCTGCGGCGCAACCCGCCAGTGCACCACCTCCATATTCCGAGCAGCAGGCTAGCCAGCCTGGTGGGGGGTATGGCGGCGGATATTCCGCCGATACCTTCCAAGAACGCCATCTCAccgctgaggaagaggaagaacaagaaattCAGGCCGTTAAACAAGATATCCGATTCATCAAGCAGGGCGACGTTTCAACTACCCGAAACGTTATCCGTATTGCTGCACAGGCCGAGGAAACGTCCCGAGAGACGCTCGCGCGTCTTGGTGCCCAGGGCGAAATGATTCACAACACCGAGAAGAACCTTGATGTCGCCACTGTGGAGGGTCGCATCGCAGATGAAAAGGCTAAGGAACTGAAGACATTGAATAAGAGCATGTTCGCTGTGCATGTATCGAACCCGTTCACCAGCGCCCAGCGAAAGAGGGAGCGTGATGAGCGGGTTATGAACAACCACCGCCAGGTGCGCGATGCACAATCGGGTACACGAAGTGAGGCGTTCCACACCAACCAGCGCATGGAGCGAACATTCAGAGAAATCGAACGTGAAGATAGAAAGGCAccaaagcagaagaaagCATCTGTCACCGAACGTGCCAAGTATCAGTTCGAGGCAGACAGTGAAGACGAAGGAATGGAGGACGAGATTGATCAGAACTTGAACTTGATTTCGGGTGCCACAGGTCGACTGAATCTTCTGGCGAAAGCGACAGGTCgcgagctggatgagcagaaCAGGCATTTGGAGCGCATCACTGGCAAGgtaagaattaatatttccATATATGTTTGCCCAGGCTAATGATATTTTAGAGCGAGAACGTCGACGATCAGCTTGCCATGAACCGTGCCAGGTTGGACCGCATTCGCTAAACCTACTCATGACCGCTATATCCATCATGACCGCCCGGTGCCGTCTTcgatctttttttttatctcaAGCTATTTTACCTATAACTTCAGGCGTTATGGGTTTTTCTTTTAGCTTTCTTGGCCATGCCTAACCCCACGGGCTTAAGCTTTAATACATTTGTGAATAGACTTTGCTTCTCGTCACGAATCACATTGCAGCTAACATTATTCTCTGTTTTACTCATGAGCTAAACTTGGGTGTAATTTCTAATCCAACTCGAAATGCGAGCTCCAAAAATTCAATGTTTGAACTCAGAGATTTGCTCGCACAGGCTGCGACCACAACTGCATCAATGGGCCGTCTTTCCCGTAAACAGGATCTTCCTCGGGTGAGGCGACACCTGCAATCTCACTCTGAAAGGTCCTGTTATCAATTCGCTTTTTGCCGAACTGATTCTTCCATTGTGGGCACCCCTACCAAGCATTAGGTCATATACCCCCTATGCATCTTCCCAAATAAACACGTACATCTGGATAGACCCCTATGTATCTGTAGTCGTCCGTACTCTCCACCGAACTATGTCCGGTTCCAGCAGGCAACACAATGACATCGCCGGTGTGGACAGTGATTCGGAGCCCTGCATTGgagactccatctccaccagcTGCTCCTAGAAGTAGGGTCGAAGTCCCTTGAAAGACACCTGCAGGAGTTGGTATTCCTCAGCTTCTTATCGCaaaattataaatcttacCATAACATTCATGACAATTGGGATGAAAGTGGCTTGTCCAGATAGCACCCCATGTACCCTAGAAGCTACATATCAGCACCTGACCAGTGTAGCATTAACACACCAACCCTCTTTTCCCATTTATGAGCCGTGAGAAACTTGGTTACTCCGTCTTCGGTTCGGGGCTCAGGGAGGACATTTCGGTAGTGCAGGACAGGCAGCGGGTTGTTGGGTGTATGCTCCGTTGCTGGCAGGTAGTATGTGCTTGGAACTGTAACCATTTTTACGCCGATGGTTGAAGCTCAACGTACAAATAAAGATTTCACAGCTCTGAAACAGGAtgataaataagataataagatGGGCGGTTTTTGAAATCATGAAGTTATCTATCCTTCGTTGTTCAGTTGCCTAGGGCTTGCTACTCCGCATCCCCTCACAGGATAGTTTTGCCCAGATTGGTACTATGATCCCGAAATGGATATCAAGCCAATACTGTTTTGGGGCATTAATATCGAAATTTCTATTTCCCCAATAGTGTTCTGTTAAGGTTCTTCTCTGAGTCATGTTTTCCGGGAGATCTTggaattaaagatatatactTGGTCATCCCCACCTCTCAAGCGCCCGGTCCTCAGCACACCCATCATCTTACGCCGGTATATACCGGATAGTAGTCACCAATATAGAGAATGACGAAATAGTAACTGTACTAATGATATTCTAGCCCTCACTATGACTCAGGGCCAAGGAAGTCCAAGGGTAGAAGGCCGCTGTAGTCACGTGCATGAAGCAGCTATACGGTCACGTGGATCTTAGTCATCCACGCGGTCTTGACTCCATCCTTTTTTGCGCCCCCGTTCAGCCTAGAGACATCAACTCCTCGCCTTGAACCATCGCCGTGGCGCCATTTTTACGGCTTTTTATCCGGATGTAGCGGCTGCTACTGTTATTTCCAGAGGTTGCTTGCTCTCTATCGCGTCTTTAGCTCATTCCCACCGGCAAAATGTCTGACGGTAAGTCTTGAAATCTCAGATCGTCGCGACCTCCACTAATCACAATTATAGCGGATTTCGAAGCTGTTCGAAAGCTCCAGGCTGAGCGCAACGCGGCCGCGGCTGCGCAAAAAGGTTCTAGGACCTTTGATCCGTCTAACCAGCGCACTGACAACTCGACAAAGGCCTCCCTGACCGAGTCATTCGATACCACCCTTTACGAACGTGATGGTGCCGACAAATATGCGGGATATAGCACCTCCATTGCTGTCgacgatggagatgaagacatggaggatgcggatggcGGTCACCGCCTGGTCGGCCAGTACACCGCAACGCGAAACCAGATTGACGAGTTTGCCCGAGGAaatggggttgaggaggaggacattcTTCTGGGACGTGAAAAGGCTGCCAGAATCTCCGACCGAGAGACTGATTACCAGAAACGTCGCTTCGACCGCGGACCGCTGACGCCCACCAGGGCCGACCCCTTCGCTGCGAACTCTCATGCaaacgttgaagaagagggcCAGACTTACCGGGAGGTTATGGCTCTTCGTGAGattgaaaaagaagaagagcgtgTCCAGAAGCTGATCGCAGAGAAACAGGGTCGTGGTGAGAACGGCGTCGAGGAGCACGAGGCGACCTTGAAGTTAGATGACAAAGAGAATGCGGAAGCCGGCTCGACGGTATCTGTGGTCACTGGCCGCAAGCGCAAACAACGCTGGGATATAGCTCCTGAAGCTGACGAATCTGCCCCTGCACCTACACCTGACGATGGTAAGGCTAAAAAGTCGCGCTGGGATCAAACACCTGCACCCCTTGCCCCTGGTGCGGTTGAAGAGGCACCAAAGCGCCGTTCGCGATGGGACCAAGCACCAGCCCTTGGAGCGGCAACACCAGTTGGCAACCAAGGGTTGGCAACCCCCATGCATCCTTCTCAAGGTGTGGCTTTGGCGCCAACCAGCTTTGGGACTGATATCTCTGGCCGCAATGCTCCATTTTccgacgaggagcttgacATGATGCTCCCATCAGAAGGCTACAAGATTCTGGAGCCTCCTCCAGGGTATGCTCCAATCCGGACACCGGCGAGAAAGCTTATGGCTACCCCTGCGCCGATGGCTAGCTCTACCGGTGTCGGTGGTTTCATGATGCAAGAACCTGAAAGTGCCCGTTCCCTTGGTAAACAACTCCCCACTGAGATACCTGGGGTTGGTGATTTGCAGTTCTTCAAGCCTGAGGATATGGCCTACTTTGGGAAACTGATGGAAGCTGGCGACGAATCAGCCATGTCTGTGGATGAGTTGAAAGAACGCAAGATCATGAGACTGTTGCTCAAAGTCAAGAACGGCACACCCCCGATGCGAAAGACCGCCCTGCGTCAACTCACTGACAACGCTCGACAATTTGGCGCCGGTCCCTTGTTCAACCAGATTTTACCATTGCTCATGGAGAA
Above is a window of Aspergillus puulaauensis MK2 DNA, chromosome 2, nearly complete sequence DNA encoding:
- the TEL2 gene encoding telomere length regulation TEL2 family protein (BUSCO:EOG09263YUI;~COG:S;~EggNog:ENOG410PJ5W;~InterPro:IPR038528,IPR019337;~PFAM:PF10193) translates to MDKLITEIKTIRRDQDPVLTAREQKFNDAGSETKEPTPIAESSPDISSPTHILSTLKSNPSQNELSQVIFALDPFRKGVSATTFDIRVPSPVSAQLINALVGTTIPDHWQSIGARSKGSFTNNNKLQAALLRCLSSVPGISCLVTQLRSLISQSRASSQQADASGSGIRIRNILEVISALLEPTDLLWRLYTDIGAAYSNGTQRQVSWKELTSQIAGGRVLSVAAEAIPLAGGSDVPAKTSWIGTGSQYASWLGTNIYHMASKLNIGDEEQWKALASLTGRALSLGYPDHLVREIYFNLLINQQLAKQYSALFDHLRWTEQLSMLEAIFRDIEKKYFPTENFSGDKMDLDQPIDGIAALCSDLISKRTNLESQLVEWLSKGHGGSIQTVALKRAVIVNLAHDKGTIATLLNKSLEQSADKIYIQYAPMRSQEANTQAILLAAGYLQRLDSAEMKSIGRTSVFLNAVSNRLAAASTRARFLGMIVGTAVSQLIEQPGKAMKFDLDEMESSEATWYLSLIQTEDNVGSIHSIKARKDTANESRQGPPKGSASAISSHPRVKPNKGATRIMAIEEIDDSNEEDEDEEEDLIPYEKPDEDPIDEDEDPTLVQRNKPSAPVYILDLINYLRDTENLERHELAITTAPALIRRKTGFGTELAEHIEELALVLVGLQEQSKFPKFHELRLQSIIALIVSQPMKMGRWFAAVFFDGDLSQTQRSTVLTALGLSAREVAGLGADDAKNMGLPEIPDSSFPSKRLPASLEAVYRGDESPIASITKGIAQASLQPLAADAADSISGPNALKVRTFSSRMEVEKRRQQREAHRQKSTVKDLYKVLSEGFFYPLSGRFEIMIMQLTSSTAPSHNPFFVPHLLCLFIQTLTLVLSTMGPHTPFLPALTQQTLTFLLSLHARPASEEPTILSSLLSLFLAAIDLNVESGTSGEERLVTEFAPQVMEFREWVGEIFDRTPAIQDSSDPREQVRTLSAGVMVKLGEVIERYQGRLMGVNSGFKY
- a CDS encoding Sec1 family protein (BUSCO:EOG09261LV7;~COG:Q,U;~EggNog:ENOG410QEEH;~InterPro:IPR043127,IPR001619,IPR027121,IPR036045, IPR043155,IPR043154,IPR027482;~PFAM:PF00995;~TransMembrane:1 (o598-618i);~go_process: GO:0006904 - vesicle docking involved in exocytosis [Evidence IEA];~go_process: GO:0016192 - vesicle-mediated transport [Evidence IEA]), producing the protein MAPFPGSDADYFKDKARRDLLNLLEGVRGKKNLVISQGLAGPVGLFVKFSQLQEYGVDRVFLLENGNVDSSQRNVIFLAYAEKIRQVRAVAEQIQRLQRDSSIDHEFSIFWVPRRTLVSNNILESAGIIGDVNIAELPLYFFTLEQDVLSLELEDSFSDLYLHKDPGCVFHSAKALMDIQQRHGYFPRIVGKGDHARRLADLLLRMRKELDAEESSGLIGISPRGLLPSAEIESLVVIDREVDFATPLLTQLTYEGLIDELVGIKHNQADVDTSVTGGNSTPQAQESSKASQQSKQGQKRKIQLDASDQLFNQLRDANFAIVGDILNKVARRLETDYETRHTAKTTTELREFVNKLPTYQLEHQSLRVHTNLAEEIMRNTRSDTFRKILEVQQNDAAGADPTYQHSIIEELIARDVPLKIVLRLLCLESCMSGGLRPKDLENFKRQVVQAYGHQHLLTFSALEKMELLQPRSSAAAVLIPGTGAQTGSKTNYSYLRKNLRLVVEEVSEKDPEDVAYVYSGFAPLSVRLVQCILQKSYLMSLIKGGPTTHANTASPGWLGFEDVVKSARGSTFSVVQKGDDKAVRARQTLSGNNATKTVLVFFLGGITFTEIAALRFIAAQEAPQRKIVICTTGVISGDHMMDAAIEKGDFALAEA
- the SPO20 gene encoding putative plasma membrane SNARE protein (Sec9) (COG:U;~EggNog:ENOG410QE0C;~InterPro:IPR000727), translated to MKRFGLKKSSNDDDDDSNRRALFGSKSKSKSPAPNPYAKPIPADPYTRAKANLGVAPPPPGVDLKPGSSNPASSGIPGDNKAQIPADNKYQGYAPNSYGGQGGYGANRYGGGAGAAPTSRYGPGGYGGLGSSDPNDPSGGDDNRAALFGGASERAAAQPASAPPPYSEQQASQPGGGYGGGYSADTFQERHLTAEEEEEQEIQAVKQDIRFIKQGDVSTTRNVIRIAAQAEETSRETLARLGAQGEMIHNTEKNLDVATVEGRIADEKAKELKTLNKSMFAVHVSNPFTSAQRKRERDERVMNNHRQVRDAQSGTRSEAFHTNQRMERTFREIEREDRKAPKQKKASVTERAKYQFEADSEDEGMEDEIDQNLNLISGATGRLNLLAKATGRELDEQNRHLERITGKSENVDDQLAMNRARLDRIR
- a CDS encoding cupin domain-containing protein (COG:S;~EggNog:ENOG410PWP7;~InterPro:IPR014710,IPR011051) encodes the protein MVTVPSTYYLPATEHTPNNPLPVLHYRNVLPEPRTEDGVTKFLTAHKWEKRVGVFQGTSTLLLGAAGGDGVSNAGLRITVHTGDVIVLPAGTGHSSVESTDDYRYIGVYPDGCPQWKNQFGKKRIDNRTFQSEIAGVASPEEDPVYGKDGPLMQLWSQPVRANL